A region of Microbacterium suwonense DNA encodes the following proteins:
- a CDS encoding S-layer homology domain-containing protein, giving the protein MADLPLTISSSTPPSLYATPHQWTISNVVAGQRSPFNAMGFRPGETVRVSFVMPDDATFTAHLPAPPTVVTADGAGGISGTALVPPDWTGDELVLVAAGATSRYVLISWMDQDDISESDVTLTASVVEKSSAPSGRAVQIQLTGDDANASVIVALHSAEEPIVLGSLTTNAAGASSATLVLPPGLAGDYSLWTGTKTGGYRLTSTLISLGASPAQAVSFSDVSGSPGSAKFSEFAVEIAWMAQSGISTGYDVAGGKKEYRPFGTVTRDAMAAFLYRAAGSPAFNAPAKSPFTDVTPSSPFYKEITWLASTGVTTGWELPGGKKEYRPFSNITRDAMAAFLYRFADSPSFTAPARSAFIDVATKQSFYKEIAWLSSTGVSGGWTTGKGKEFRPYNAITRDAMAAFLYRYDHLN; this is encoded by the coding sequence GTGGCAGATCTTCCCCTCACCATCTCGTCGTCAACCCCACCCTCACTGTACGCGACGCCGCACCAGTGGACGATCAGCAACGTTGTCGCGGGTCAGCGCTCCCCGTTCAACGCCATGGGGTTCCGACCTGGGGAGACCGTACGCGTCTCGTTCGTCATGCCGGACGACGCGACGTTCACCGCCCATCTGCCCGCACCACCGACGGTGGTCACCGCGGATGGCGCGGGAGGGATCAGCGGAACGGCCCTGGTGCCGCCAGACTGGACCGGCGACGAACTCGTCCTCGTCGCCGCCGGAGCGACCAGTCGGTACGTGCTCATCTCCTGGATGGACCAGGACGACATCTCGGAAAGCGACGTCACCCTCACCGCATCCGTGGTCGAAAAAAGCAGTGCGCCATCCGGCCGCGCGGTGCAGATTCAGCTGACCGGAGACGACGCGAATGCCAGCGTGATCGTCGCCCTGCACTCCGCGGAGGAGCCGATCGTACTCGGCTCCCTCACGACCAATGCCGCCGGCGCCAGCAGCGCCACGCTCGTCCTCCCGCCCGGTCTGGCTGGCGACTATTCCCTCTGGACGGGAACGAAGACCGGCGGATACCGGCTCACCAGCACGCTCATCTCTCTCGGAGCCTCGCCAGCGCAGGCGGTGTCCTTCTCGGATGTGAGTGGCTCGCCGGGGTCTGCCAAGTTCAGTGAGTTCGCGGTGGAGATCGCGTGGATGGCGCAGTCGGGTATCTCGACGGGGTATGACGTTGCCGGTGGGAAGAAGGAGTACCGGCCGTTCGGGACGGTGACGAGGGATGCGATGGCGGCGTTCCTGTATCGGGCGGCGGGGTCGCCGGCATTCAACGCTCCGGCGAAGTCGCCGTTCACGGATGTGACACCGTCCAGCCCGTTCTACAAGGAGATCACCTGGCTCGCCTCGACAGGCGTCACCACCGGATGGGAGCTGCCCGGGGGCAAGAAGGAGTATCGTCCGTTCTCGAACATCACCCGGGATGCGATGGCCGCGTTCCTGTACCGGTTCGCGGACTCACCGTCCTTCACCGCACCAGCCAGATCCGCGTTCATCGACGTGGCCACGAAGCAGTCGTTCTACAAGGAGATCGCCTGGCTGTCCAGCACCGGTGTCTCCGGCGGATGGACCACCGGCAAGGGCAAGGAGTTCCGCCCCTACAACGCCATCACCCGCGACGCCATGGCCGCATTCCTCTACCGATATGACCACCTCAACTGA
- a CDS encoding O-antigen ligase family protein yields MGVIGLGLFLPAFADAMAAAPRLHRITPLIGLLSAIVVVVTSASRGAMLGGAAVIVTLIGVGVFRRERTARWWAAVGAAAVAGLVLLLVSPFTLSRLAGSSEKSAGSAANRLELWSTTTSLIGGHPVAGVGANGYADAITAFLGDSWFATIGIGGWIESPHSVILQIATAGGLLGMLAVLAFAALAARHLRRQGVGGPFGIAGLLALLGAGVALCVHFTSPGTMIPLCLIAGATLSAPPAEEHRQRWTRIITVSLLGLWVVLLAMSVAADHRLSDGMAALSDGETAIAEREFRAASVLRFWDADLPLMVSESLAATAEHAGTAQAVPTAASWALEATTRLPASARALKAEAVIAQFSGRLQYGITALERAAELAPTDPQIFHRLGGLQFLNGAPQAALVSLERASALAPNDPDVRATLEYVRSSNAN; encoded by the coding sequence ATGGGTGTCATCGGGCTGGGTCTCTTCCTGCCCGCGTTCGCGGACGCCATGGCAGCGGCACCGAGACTCCATCGGATCACCCCTTTGATCGGGCTGCTCTCCGCCATCGTGGTCGTCGTGACCTCCGCTTCTCGCGGAGCGATGCTGGGTGGAGCAGCGGTCATCGTCACCCTTATCGGGGTCGGCGTCTTCCGCCGCGAACGCACGGCACGCTGGTGGGCGGCTGTCGGCGCTGCCGCGGTTGCCGGGCTCGTACTGCTGCTCGTTTCGCCCTTCACGCTGAGCCGTTTGGCCGGGAGCAGCGAGAAGTCGGCGGGCAGTGCAGCTAACCGGCTCGAGCTCTGGTCCACGACGACGTCCTTGATCGGTGGCCACCCGGTCGCAGGCGTCGGAGCGAACGGCTATGCGGACGCGATCACCGCGTTCCTCGGCGACTCGTGGTTCGCCACAATCGGCATCGGCGGCTGGATCGAATCTCCGCACAGCGTGATTCTGCAGATCGCCACGGCAGGTGGATTGCTGGGTATGCTCGCCGTGCTGGCGTTCGCAGCGCTTGCCGCAAGACACCTTAGAAGACAAGGAGTGGGCGGTCCATTCGGAATCGCCGGCCTCCTGGCACTGCTCGGTGCAGGCGTCGCGCTTTGCGTGCATTTCACGTCTCCGGGCACCATGATCCCGCTCTGTTTGATCGCCGGCGCGACGCTGTCAGCGCCACCCGCAGAGGAGCACCGACAGCGCTGGACACGCATCATCACTGTGTCGCTCCTGGGACTGTGGGTGGTCCTCCTCGCAATGTCCGTGGCTGCGGATCATCGCCTCAGCGACGGGATGGCTGCCCTGTCCGACGGCGAGACGGCCATCGCTGAACGGGAGTTCCGGGCTGCGTCGGTACTCCGGTTCTGGGACGCGGATCTTCCTCTCATGGTGAGCGAGTCCCTCGCCGCAACTGCGGAGCATGCGGGCACCGCGCAGGCGGTCCCCACGGCCGCGTCGTGGGCATTGGAGGCCACGACCCGCCTGCCTGCTTCGGCGCGCGCGCTGAAGGCGGAGGCAGTGATCGCGCAGTTCTCCGGACGATTGCAGTACGGGATCACTGCACTCGAGCGTGCTGCTGAACTTGCTCCGACGGACCCGCAGATCTTCCACCGTCTGGGTGGTCTGCAGTTCCTCAATGGAGCACCCCAAGCTGCGCTAGTCTCATTGGAGCGCGCCAGTGCCCTCGCTCCGAACGACCCCGACGTCCGAGCGACTCTCGAATACGTTCGCTCCTCGAACGCGAACTGA
- a CDS encoding S-layer homology domain-containing protein, producing MIAYSPADIEIDHVIPLAEAWRSGASEWTDARRKAFANDLDVPYALTAASSVSNQSKSDKDPAKWLPTNSAFTCEYVTSWALVKYRWTLTVDPMELAAIQAILSGECGAASITLPTVVEAMAVHPVTPTTFTDVSAGMSFRDEIMWLADRGISTGWADGTFRPYAPVTRDAMAAFMYRLAGSPDFTIPTSSPFLDVPTNYQFYKEISWLATQGITTGWPVSGGQEFRPWNFITRDAMAAFLYRYAGSPAYTPSGSSPFSDLRSTSSFYTEIRWLAARGISTGSDIGYGCRNYEPFGNVKRDAMAAFMYRATVGGTTPVAEGTCSPPAPPMKPTPPVEPTGTYISGYVSPGAFCKKENAGWYGRSKTGVLMRCTTSSSDSRLRWRAV from the coding sequence TTGATCGCGTACTCCCCTGCCGATATCGAGATAGACCACGTCATCCCGCTCGCCGAAGCGTGGCGATCGGGAGCATCCGAGTGGACCGATGCCCGACGGAAGGCGTTCGCGAACGACCTTGATGTGCCATACGCACTCACCGCCGCATCCTCGGTGTCCAATCAGTCGAAGAGCGACAAGGACCCGGCGAAATGGCTGCCCACCAACAGCGCATTCACTTGCGAATACGTGACGAGCTGGGCTCTGGTCAAGTACCGCTGGACGCTCACGGTGGACCCGATGGAGCTCGCGGCCATCCAGGCCATTCTGTCTGGTGAGTGCGGGGCCGCATCCATCACCCTCCCTACCGTCGTCGAGGCAATGGCTGTGCACCCTGTGACACCGACCACGTTCACCGACGTGTCGGCCGGCATGTCTTTCCGAGACGAGATCATGTGGCTCGCCGATCGCGGAATCAGCACCGGCTGGGCTGATGGGACGTTCCGCCCATATGCGCCGGTCACCCGTGATGCAATGGCAGCGTTCATGTACCGTCTCGCGGGATCACCGGACTTCACAATCCCGACGTCTTCCCCTTTCCTCGACGTGCCCACGAATTATCAGTTCTACAAGGAGATCTCGTGGCTCGCCACACAGGGGATCACCACGGGCTGGCCCGTGTCAGGAGGGCAGGAGTTCCGGCCGTGGAACTTCATCACGCGAGACGCCATGGCCGCGTTCCTGTACCGATACGCGGGGTCGCCCGCGTACACGCCCTCGGGATCCTCTCCGTTCTCGGACCTCCGCTCGACTTCGTCGTTCTACACGGAGATTCGCTGGCTCGCAGCCCGCGGCATCTCCACCGGCTCAGACATCGGATATGGGTGTCGCAACTATGAGCCATTCGGGAACGTGAAACGCGACGCGATGGCCGCGTTCATGTACCGGGCTACTGTTGGCGGGACCACACCCGTAGCGGAGGGAACGTGCTCACCGCCAGCACCACCCATGAAGCCGACACCGCCCGTGGAGCCAACGGGAACGTACATCTCGGGCTATGTCAGCCCTGGCGCATTCTGTAAGAAGGAAAATGCCGGCTGGTACGGGCGCTCCAAGACGGGCGTGCTGATGCGATGCACGACGAGCTCGAGTGATAGCCGACTTCGCTGGCGCGCCGTATAA
- a CDS encoding glycosyltransferase family 2 protein: MIIRTKDRPRLLARALKDVIAQDHEDWELVVVNDGGDPAAVDLLIAGLPSLRSRARTIHHAESLGMESASNHGVAETTGDYIAIHDDDDTWAPDFLSAAVRWLDERPSDVAVAAATEIVIERLEDDRIVELERREFRPPHDLITAFDLIVVNRLVPISLLTRRAVLTELGGFDDSLSVVGDWEFHLRLALHGHIGYLPQPVRAFWHQRPESTGDLSNSVHGARDLHGQFDRLIRDRALRSYAEEHGIGGLLYLSKFIDERIAASERHTYEKVRDAIEAHRAEITAAEQRMQSALIEAIRYHSLGATVRRNIGRLLRRRG, from the coding sequence GTGATCATTCGTACCAAGGACCGTCCACGACTGCTCGCTCGGGCACTGAAGGACGTGATCGCGCAGGATCATGAGGATTGGGAACTGGTCGTCGTGAACGACGGCGGTGATCCCGCCGCGGTGGACTTGCTCATTGCCGGACTTCCCTCGCTTCGCAGTCGCGCCCGCACGATTCACCATGCGGAGTCCTTGGGAATGGAGTCGGCGTCCAACCATGGCGTCGCCGAGACCACCGGCGACTACATCGCCATTCATGACGACGACGACACCTGGGCGCCGGATTTCCTCAGCGCGGCCGTACGGTGGCTCGACGAGCGCCCCTCTGACGTGGCAGTTGCGGCTGCCACCGAGATTGTCATCGAACGCCTGGAAGACGACAGGATCGTCGAACTCGAACGGCGGGAGTTCCGACCGCCGCACGATCTCATCACTGCCTTCGACTTGATCGTCGTCAACCGGCTGGTGCCGATCTCGCTCTTGACCCGACGCGCGGTGCTGACCGAGCTGGGCGGGTTCGACGACAGCCTCTCCGTCGTCGGAGATTGGGAGTTCCATCTCCGCCTCGCGCTGCACGGTCACATCGGCTACCTTCCTCAGCCCGTGCGTGCTTTCTGGCATCAGCGACCGGAGTCGACCGGCGACCTCTCCAACAGCGTGCACGGAGCACGCGACCTTCACGGGCAGTTCGATCGGCTGATACGGGATCGCGCGCTGCGCTCCTACGCGGAAGAGCACGGCATCGGCGGCCTGCTGTACCTCAGCAAGTTCATCGATGAGCGCATCGCGGCGAGCGAACGCCACACCTATGAGAAGGTGCGCGACGCGATCGAGGCACACCGTGCCGAGATCACCGCCGCGGAGCAACGGATGCAATCGGCTCTCATCGAGGCAATCCGCTATCACTCCCTCGGTGCCACGGTCCGCCGCAATATCGGCCGGCTGCTCCGGCGACGCGGCTGA
- a CDS encoding S-layer homology domain-containing protein: MSRSKKIVLRVLACLIAVLVMTVPSLTAQAADLSRFKPGNIIADDVFFDAGTMTSAQIDTFLRGKVSSCQAGYVCLKDYRQTTPDRPADEFCKGYKGVSNEPAATIIHKVAQSCGINPQVLIVMLQKEQGLVTHTYPDTKRYNAAMGFNCPDNAVCDPAYRGFFLQVYGAARQMQRYVKVDYFSWYDPGHTWNILYREEKTGCGAAPVYVENVATSALYYYTPYQPNAASLAAGYGEGDNCSSYGNRNFFAYFWDWFGNPQGLPVTGFVDVGGNPSAGNYSEFAVEIAWMAQSGISTGYDVAGGKKEYRPFGTVTRDAMAAFLYRAAGSPAFNAPAKSPFTDVTPSSPFYKEITWLASTGVTTGWELPGGKKEYRPFSNITRDAMAAFLYRFADSPSFTAPARSAFIDVATKQSFYKEIAWLASTGVSGGWTTGKGKEFRPYNAITRDAMAAFLYRYDHLN, from the coding sequence ATGTCTCGATCGAAGAAGATCGTTCTCCGGGTGCTCGCGTGCCTGATCGCGGTGCTGGTCATGACCGTGCCGAGTCTGACGGCTCAGGCAGCGGATCTCTCGCGTTTCAAGCCTGGCAACATCATTGCGGATGACGTCTTCTTCGACGCCGGCACGATGACGTCCGCGCAGATCGACACCTTCCTGCGTGGGAAGGTGTCGAGTTGCCAGGCAGGCTATGTCTGCCTGAAGGACTATCGGCAGACCACGCCCGATCGACCCGCAGACGAGTTCTGCAAGGGATACAAGGGCGTGTCGAACGAGCCGGCGGCCACCATCATCCACAAGGTGGCGCAGTCGTGCGGGATCAACCCGCAGGTGCTGATCGTGATGCTGCAGAAGGAGCAGGGCCTTGTCACGCACACGTACCCGGACACAAAGCGGTACAACGCGGCGATGGGATTTAACTGCCCGGACAACGCGGTGTGCGACCCTGCCTATAGGGGCTTCTTCCTTCAGGTGTACGGCGCCGCCCGGCAGATGCAGCGTTATGTGAAGGTGGATTACTTCTCCTGGTACGATCCCGGCCACACCTGGAACATCTTGTATCGAGAAGAGAAAACGGGGTGTGGAGCTGCCCCCGTGTACGTCGAGAACGTCGCGACGTCGGCCCTGTACTACTACACCCCGTATCAGCCCAACGCAGCTTCCCTCGCCGCTGGCTACGGCGAAGGCGATAACTGTTCCAGCTACGGTAACCGGAACTTCTTCGCATACTTCTGGGACTGGTTCGGGAATCCCCAAGGACTTCCCGTGACCGGATTCGTGGATGTCGGCGGCAACCCGAGCGCCGGAAACTACAGTGAGTTCGCGGTGGAGATCGCGTGGATGGCGCAGTCGGGTATCTCGACGGGGTATGACGTTGCCGGTGGGAAGAAGGAGTACCGGCCGTTCGGGACGGTGACGAGGGATGCGATGGCGGCGTTCCTGTATCGGGCGGCGGGGTCGCCGGCATTCAACGCTCCGGCGAAGTCGCCGTTCACGGATGTGACACCGTCCAGCCCGTTCTACAAGGAGATCACCTGGCTCGCCTCGACAGGCGTCACCACCGGATGGGAGCTGCCCGGGGGCAAGAAGGAGTATCGTCCGTTCTCGAACATCACCCGGGATGCGATGGCCGCGTTCCTGTACCGGTTCGCGGACTCACCGTCCTTCACCGCACCAGCCAGATCCGCGTTCATCGACGTGGCCACGAAGCAGTCGTTCTACAAGGAGATCGCCTGGCTGGCCAGCACCGGTGTCTCCGGCGGATGGACCACCGGCAAGGGCAAGGAGTTCCGCCCCTACAACGCCATCACCCGCGACGCCATGGCCGCATTCCTCTACCGATACGACCACCTCAACTGA
- a CDS encoding glycosyltransferase family 4 protein → MLVIAPWLRTGGADLLTMQYIAAVRRTRPESVIGLVTTEPEPSTRLDELEGVTVFHLGEFALLPQFGVRILGTLIAQLRPPTVHVVNSTLGFDVLDRYGRALAQHSNLFASTFVIDRLPDGTAWSFLHHRGRDFYDSISAVLTDNERLVDHMATAEGAPANAFVVHHAVVDERFHPSERTTIDQDHPLRVVWAGRFDRQKRLDRLADIAESMQGRPVEFHAYGDAVIGDDPTLHDTMRRLDAAGVVRHPAYSDGFGEVVGNGADVLLLTSDREGLPNVLLEAMSSGLSVVAPDVGDIARAVTSDTGYLIADAGDINAYVDALDEIITGRSGALRRISAARELVVREYSADQLDRTLESLRGYLPRPGGGPSIGYRWFTDEATADLLTSKAALTLVYTGSNGHSNFGDILQNKNVLHYWNQRRDRIPVLFLPSFAAASPERIASLRRWFNCPHIVFFAPGREERPDGLTEIVPPSVNAPVHVVGGGYLNAMWGKRTSRPSTRSRQRAAHLRSSSPVCRSMSVRLPDSRRWPRATRSRSSDCATAHRSCSFASASTSPPSTRSMISPRCSRTGRPRPRCLEAERSGRA, encoded by the coding sequence GTGCTCGTGATCGCCCCTTGGCTTCGCACGGGTGGCGCTGATCTGCTGACGATGCAGTACATCGCCGCCGTGCGCCGAACTCGACCGGAATCGGTCATCGGACTCGTGACGACGGAACCTGAGCCTTCGACACGGCTGGACGAGCTCGAGGGCGTCACGGTCTTCCACCTCGGAGAGTTCGCGCTGCTCCCGCAGTTCGGCGTGCGCATCCTCGGTACACTCATCGCCCAGTTGCGTCCCCCGACCGTGCATGTCGTCAACTCCACGCTCGGATTCGATGTCCTAGATAGGTACGGACGCGCTCTCGCGCAGCACTCGAACCTGTTCGCCTCCACTTTCGTCATCGACCGTCTTCCGGATGGCACGGCATGGTCGTTCCTGCACCACCGGGGGCGCGACTTCTATGACTCGATCTCTGCCGTACTGACGGACAACGAGCGGCTTGTGGATCACATGGCGACGGCGGAAGGGGCGCCGGCGAACGCGTTCGTCGTGCATCATGCGGTCGTCGATGAGCGATTCCACCCGTCGGAGCGGACGACGATCGATCAGGACCACCCGCTGCGGGTGGTCTGGGCGGGCAGATTCGATCGGCAGAAGCGGCTCGACCGTCTGGCCGACATCGCGGAATCCATGCAAGGTCGGCCCGTCGAGTTCCATGCCTACGGGGATGCTGTCATCGGGGACGACCCGACCCTGCACGACACCATGAGAAGGCTGGACGCTGCCGGCGTCGTCCGTCATCCCGCGTATTCGGATGGATTCGGGGAAGTCGTCGGAAACGGCGCGGATGTTCTGCTGCTGACGTCCGACCGTGAAGGTCTTCCGAATGTTCTGCTGGAAGCGATGTCGAGCGGGCTGTCCGTCGTCGCGCCCGATGTAGGCGACATCGCGCGGGCCGTCACTTCGGACACGGGATACCTCATCGCGGATGCCGGCGACATCAACGCGTACGTGGATGCACTTGACGAGATCATCACGGGCCGCTCTGGCGCCCTGCGACGGATCTCCGCCGCGCGAGAACTGGTCGTGCGCGAATACTCGGCGGATCAGCTGGATCGGACGCTCGAATCCCTCCGCGGCTACCTGCCTCGCCCCGGCGGCGGCCCCAGTATCGGCTACCGCTGGTTCACGGATGAGGCAACGGCGGATCTGCTTACCTCGAAGGCTGCACTGACCCTCGTCTACACCGGGTCCAACGGTCATTCGAACTTCGGTGACATCCTGCAGAACAAGAACGTGCTGCACTACTGGAACCAGCGGCGCGATCGGATTCCCGTGCTGTTCCTGCCCTCATTCGCTGCGGCATCGCCCGAACGCATCGCTTCTCTTCGCCGCTGGTTCAACTGCCCGCACATCGTGTTCTTCGCTCCAGGGCGAGAGGAGCGCCCGGACGGTCTTACCGAGATCGTCCCGCCGTCTGTGAACGCACCGGTTCACGTCGTCGGCGGGGGCTATCTGAACGCGATGTGGGGGAAGCGCACTTCGCGGCCATCGACGCGATCGCGACAGCGTGCGGCGCATCTCAGGTCTTCTTCACCGGTTTGCAGGTCGATGAGCGTGCGCTTGCCGGATTCAAGACGTTGGCCGCGCGCCACACGATCCCGTTCATCGGACTGCGCGACCGCTCATCGCTCCTGCTCGTTCGCGAGCGCCTCGACATCCCCGCCATCGACACGTTCGATGATCTCACCGAGGTGCTCGAGGACTGGACGACCCCGCCCGAGGTGCCTGGAGGCCGAGCGGTCGGGCCGCGCGTAG
- a CDS encoding glycosyltransferase family A protein, protein MPLEPDVAIVLTVHHEGRTLIPTVRALDRAIASAAPLSVEVVIVCDRIDEATRRTLARLGTDYALANAAAIAMLEVDNGDLSASRNDGISATRAPVIGVLDADNLPSENWISRAFDALAHTSEPAIVHPELVVTFGSKRETWRLIGTDDPAFQPGWLAWFNPGMPLPWPTEACSSGSPTVRRRRVVASVRRTGHGTATPWRQVSFT, encoded by the coding sequence GTGCCTCTCGAGCCTGATGTCGCCATCGTCCTGACTGTTCACCATGAGGGTCGTACCCTGATCCCAACGGTTCGTGCACTCGACCGGGCGATCGCCTCCGCGGCACCGCTGTCGGTGGAAGTCGTCATCGTATGCGACCGTATCGACGAGGCGACCCGGCGCACACTCGCGCGACTGGGCACGGATTATGCACTCGCGAACGCGGCTGCCATCGCGATGCTGGAAGTCGACAATGGTGACCTCAGCGCCTCCCGGAACGATGGCATCTCGGCGACTCGTGCCCCGGTGATCGGCGTGCTGGACGCGGACAACCTTCCTTCTGAGAACTGGATCTCGCGGGCATTCGATGCACTCGCGCACACGTCCGAGCCGGCAATCGTTCATCCTGAGCTCGTCGTCACGTTTGGTTCCAAGCGAGAGACCTGGCGTCTTATCGGCACCGACGATCCGGCCTTCCAGCCGGGATGGCTAGCTTGGTTCAACCCTGGGATGCCTTTGCCATGGCCCACAGAAGCGTGTTCGAGCGGTTCCCCTACCGTCCGTCGTCGCCGGGTGGTGGCTTCGGTCCGGAGGACTGGGCATGGAACTGCGACACCGTGGCGGCAGGTATCCTTCACGTGA
- a CDS encoding ABC transporter ATP-binding protein codes for MSTAIEVKDLGVHFRRNRRGRRSFKDLFAGASRRSRPGEFWALRGVSFSVESGESIGVVGRNGQGKSTLLRLVAGVLLADEGEVEVHGGVAPLIELTGGFVGDLTVRENVKMTAGLHGMSRAEVAARYEDMIAFAELDGFEDTPYKHLSNGMKVRLAFSVVSQLDEPILLVDEVLAVGDKAFREKCYKRIDELLAEGRTLFFVSHNERDLRRFCKRGLYLDKGGLVLDAPINDVLDRYNADYTTR; via the coding sequence ATGTCGACCGCCATCGAGGTGAAGGACCTGGGGGTGCACTTCCGCCGCAACCGGCGTGGGCGTCGTAGCTTCAAGGATCTGTTCGCCGGGGCCTCCCGTCGGTCGCGGCCGGGAGAGTTCTGGGCGCTTCGCGGCGTGAGCTTCTCGGTGGAGTCTGGCGAGTCCATCGGCGTGGTGGGCCGCAACGGACAGGGTAAATCGACACTGCTCCGACTGGTCGCAGGTGTGCTGCTCGCCGATGAGGGCGAGGTCGAGGTGCACGGCGGTGTGGCGCCCCTCATCGAGCTGACCGGCGGATTCGTCGGCGACCTCACGGTGCGCGAGAACGTCAAGATGACCGCGGGCCTGCACGGCATGTCGCGCGCGGAGGTCGCAGCCCGCTACGAGGACATGATCGCCTTCGCGGAGCTGGACGGCTTCGAGGACACGCCTTACAAACACCTCTCGAACGGCATGAAGGTGCGGCTCGCGTTCTCCGTGGTCTCTCAACTGGACGAACCCATCCTCCTCGTCGACGAGGTGCTCGCTGTCGGCGACAAGGCCTTCCGGGAAAAGTGCTACAAGCGGATCGACGAGCTTCTGGCAGAAGGGCGCACGCTGTTCTTCGTCAGCCACAACGAGCGCGACCTGCGTCGCTTCTGCAAGCGAGGCCTCTATCTCGACAAGGGCGGACTCGTGCTGGATGCGCCGATCAATGACGTTCTCGACCGGTACAACGCCGACTACACCACGCGCTGA